The following proteins are co-located in the Massilia litorea genome:
- the asd gene encoding archaetidylserine decarboxylase (Phosphatidylserine decarboxylase is synthesized as a single chain precursor. Generation of the pyruvoyl active site from a Ser is coupled to cleavage of a Gly-Ser bond between the larger (beta) and smaller (alpha chains). It is an integral membrane protein.), with protein sequence MSDRFKVLPQYVLPKQALTSFAGRVAGHRGGKMTTRLIRWFVGKYGVNMDEAANSDIASYPSFNEFFTRPLKDGVRPLAQADFVCPVDGAISQFGAIDDHHILQAKGHKFTTTQLVGGDASLAAHFQHGSFANLYLSPKDYHRLHMPCDGRLTRMIYVPGALFSVNPTTARGVPGLFARNERVVCVFESEEFGTFVMVLVGATIVGSMATPWHGVVNPQRTGRVSEWTYDSHPVVLKKGEEMGRFLLGSTVVMLFKEKTIAFNPEWAPERKVRLGEMMGNRPA encoded by the coding sequence GTGTCCGATCGTTTCAAAGTACTGCCGCAATATGTCCTGCCCAAGCAGGCGCTGACCTCGTTCGCCGGCCGCGTCGCCGGCCACCGCGGGGGCAAGATGACCACCCGCCTGATCCGCTGGTTCGTCGGCAAGTACGGGGTCAACATGGACGAGGCGGCCAATTCGGACATCGCCAGCTACCCGAGCTTCAACGAATTCTTCACCCGGCCCCTGAAGGACGGCGTGCGTCCGCTGGCCCAGGCCGACTTCGTCTGCCCGGTGGACGGCGCGATCAGCCAGTTCGGCGCGATCGACGACCACCACATCCTGCAGGCCAAGGGGCACAAGTTCACGACCACCCAGCTGGTCGGCGGCGACGCCTCGCTGGCGGCGCACTTCCAGCACGGCAGCTTCGCCAACCTGTACCTGAGCCCGAAGGACTACCACCGCCTGCACATGCCCTGCGACGGCCGCCTGACGCGCATGATCTACGTCCCGGGCGCCCTGTTCTCGGTGAACCCGACCACCGCGCGCGGCGTGCCGGGCCTGTTCGCGCGCAACGAGCGCGTGGTCTGCGTGTTCGAGTCCGAGGAATTCGGCACCTTCGTCATGGTGCTGGTCGGCGCGACGATTGTCGGCAGCATGGCCACGCCCTGGCATGGCGTGGTCAATCCGCAGCGCACCGGGCGCGTTTCGGAATGGACCTACGATTCGCACCCGGTCGTGCTGAAGAAGGGCGAAGAGATGGGCCGCTTCCTGCTCGGCTCGACGGTGGTCATGCTGTTCAAGGAAAAGACCATCGCCTTCAACCCGGAGTGGGCGCCGGAGCGCAAGGTGCGCCTCGGCGAAATGATGGGCAACCGGCCGGCCTGA
- a CDS encoding TonB-dependent receptor plug domain-containing protein, with amino-acid sequence MLSSLRMTLLAAALASAFPALAQETAGAAPKADAAADQKMQKVEVRGTADSYDARRDDTATKIVVTQVEIAKYGDTSVVDVLKRVPGITVSTPNGRGGEIRMRGLGAGYTQILINGERAPGGFTIDSLSPDVIERIEVLRAASAEFSTQSVAGTVNIVLKKTVRSGQREFKLGARTGSGFQGPTANLQLSDKLGTMSYSVAASVMAEQFSRRGVSDEQAFDPAGQPVQVRHADGHEDGRLKLFNLAPRLNWTLEGGDTLTSQSFVNSARFRNHNQDVNTTSLGPATPYPVLDSAVRSDNDVLRTELNWVHKMADGAKLDVKASLIGGQNTTDNRRWTPPGAARPIDNLVHLEADERGTTTVGKFSKTIMKDHALGMGWDGGYSRRTDSREEFEAGNRVFPALPKGEESESRVGRLALYAQDEWNLTPRWSLYLGARWEGIRTTTSGNTFATGRSRSSVWSPVLQTLWKIPETKGDQVRFAVTRTYKAPSFQQLIPRRQTSIDNRSTDPDYAGNPDLQPELALGFDASYEHYWAEGALFSLSASTRRIDGYTRYLVDFDGARWVAMPMNAGRAVTRGVELETKFPLKAVMKDAPAIDLRASLSANWSRVDGVPGPDNRLDGQAPLAGNLGIDYKRAALTTGASFAWKQGGQIRVSERQTTTLQARRDLEAYALYKFNPKQQLRVALSNLLGQDFVNRGSFAEEGRGLVLREARIEAGPSLRATLELKF; translated from the coding sequence ATGCTCTCATCGCTCCGCATGACCCTGCTTGCCGCCGCGCTGGCAAGCGCTTTCCCCGCCCTGGCCCAGGAGACCGCAGGCGCGGCACCGAAAGCCGACGCTGCGGCGGACCAGAAAATGCAAAAAGTCGAGGTACGCGGCACGGCCGACAGCTATGATGCGCGGCGCGACGACACGGCGACGAAAATCGTCGTCACCCAGGTGGAGATCGCGAAATACGGCGACACCAGCGTGGTCGACGTCCTCAAGCGCGTGCCCGGCATCACCGTCAGCACGCCGAACGGACGCGGCGGCGAAATCCGCATGCGCGGCCTCGGCGCCGGTTACACGCAAATCCTGATCAACGGCGAACGGGCGCCGGGCGGCTTCACGATCGATTCGCTGTCGCCCGACGTGATCGAGCGCATCGAGGTGCTGCGCGCGGCGAGCGCCGAGTTCTCGACCCAGTCGGTGGCCGGCACGGTCAACATCGTCCTGAAAAAGACGGTCCGCAGCGGCCAGCGCGAATTCAAGCTAGGCGCGCGCACCGGCAGCGGTTTCCAGGGGCCGACGGCCAACCTGCAGCTGTCGGACAAGCTCGGCACGATGTCGTATTCGGTCGCCGCCAGCGTGATGGCCGAGCAGTTCAGCCGCCGCGGCGTCAGCGACGAGCAGGCCTTCGACCCAGCCGGACAGCCGGTGCAGGTGCGCCACGCCGACGGCCATGAAGACGGCCGCCTCAAGTTGTTCAACCTGGCCCCGCGCCTGAACTGGACGCTGGAGGGTGGCGACACCCTGACCTCGCAGAGCTTCGTCAATTCCGCGCGCTTCCGCAACCACAACCAGGACGTGAACACGACCAGTCTCGGTCCCGCCACACCCTATCCGGTGCTGGACTCGGCGGTCCGTTCCGACAACGACGTCCTGCGCACCGAACTCAATTGGGTGCACAAGATGGCCGACGGCGCCAAGCTCGACGTCAAGGCCAGCCTGATCGGCGGCCAGAACACGACCGACAACCGGAGATGGACGCCGCCCGGCGCGGCACGCCCAATCGACAACCTGGTGCACCTCGAAGCCGACGAGCGCGGCACGACCACGGTCGGCAAGTTCAGCAAGACCATCATGAAGGACCATGCGCTGGGCATGGGCTGGGATGGCGGCTACTCAAGGCGTACGGACAGCCGCGAGGAATTCGAGGCCGGCAACCGCGTCTTCCCGGCCCTGCCGAAGGGCGAGGAATCCGAGTCGCGCGTCGGCCGCCTGGCGCTGTACGCCCAGGACGAGTGGAACCTCACGCCGCGCTGGTCGCTCTACCTGGGCGCGCGCTGGGAGGGCATCCGCACCACCACCAGCGGCAATACCTTCGCCACCGGCCGCTCGCGTTCGAGCGTCTGGAGCCCGGTGCTGCAGACGCTGTGGAAGATCCCGGAGACCAAGGGCGACCAGGTCCGCTTCGCCGTGACCCGCACCTACAAGGCGCCGAGTTTCCAGCAACTGATCCCGCGCCGCCAGACCTCGATCGACAACCGCTCGACCGACCCCGACTACGCCGGCAACCCGGACCTGCAGCCGGAACTGGCGCTCGGCTTCGACGCCTCGTACGAACATTACTGGGCCGAAGGCGCGCTGTTCTCGCTCAGCGCGTCCACGCGCCGCATCGACGGCTACACGCGCTACCTGGTCGACTTCGACGGCGCGCGCTGGGTGGCGATGCCGATGAACGCAGGCCGCGCCGTGACCCGCGGGGTGGAACTGGAAACCAAGTTCCCGCTGAAGGCGGTGATGAAAGATGCGCCGGCGATCGACCTGCGCGCCAGCCTGTCGGCCAACTGGTCGCGCGTGGACGGCGTGCCGGGTCCGGACAACCGGCTCGACGGCCAGGCCCCGCTGGCGGGCAACCTCGGGATCGACTACAAGCGCGCCGCGTTGACCACGGGCGCGAGCTTCGCCTGGAAGCAGGGCGGGCAGATCCGCGTGTCCGAGCGCCAGACGACCACGCTCCAGGCGCGCCGCGACCTGGAAGCCTATGCGCTGTATAAATTCAATCCGAAGCAGCAGCTGCGCGTGGCCCTGTCGAACCTGCTGGGCCAGGACTTCGTCAACCGCGGCAGTTTCGCGGAGGAAGGACGCGGCCTGGTGCTGCGCGAGGCGCGCATCGAGGCCGGGCCCAGCCTGCGCGCGACACTCGAGCTGAAATTCTGA
- a CDS encoding EamA family transporter translates to MSASVIAAVLCAALLHAGWNILVKIHAASGVPTMLVVAGSGLLCALGLPFVAAPAPASWPFIAASAIVQTLYYTVLAATYRGGDLSHAYPLMRGCAPPLVALAGLFMGEHLSAHQWLALGLVCAGVLTIFLDASRTARAARRTTILALCTACVIATYTLIDGAGVRRSGAPAGYTMWIFVATAVLLLALSWRREGQALLAFARRRPGILLGGGAMSAGSYGIALWAMTTAPVALVAALRETSILFATAIAALVLRERLSPLRLLAVGLIAAGAAAMRLA, encoded by the coding sequence ATGAGCGCTTCCGTCATCGCCGCCGTCCTGTGCGCGGCGCTCCTTCATGCAGGATGGAATATCTTGGTAAAGATCCACGCCGCCAGCGGCGTACCGACCATGCTCGTCGTCGCCGGGTCCGGCCTCCTGTGCGCCCTCGGCCTGCCCTTCGTCGCCGCGCCGGCTCCCGCCAGCTGGCCCTTCATCGCCGCTTCCGCGATCGTCCAGACCCTGTATTACACCGTGCTTGCCGCAACCTACCGCGGCGGCGACCTCAGTCACGCCTATCCGCTGATGCGCGGCTGCGCGCCGCCGCTGGTGGCGCTCGCCGGCCTGTTCATGGGCGAGCACCTGAGCGCGCACCAATGGCTGGCGCTCGGCCTGGTCTGCGCCGGCGTGCTGACCATCTTCCTCGATGCCTCCCGGACCGCACGGGCGGCGCGCCGCACCACGATCCTCGCCCTGTGCACGGCCTGCGTCATCGCGACCTACACGCTGATCGACGGCGCCGGGGTACGGCGCTCGGGCGCGCCGGCCGGCTATACGATGTGGATCTTCGTCGCGACCGCCGTGCTGCTGCTGGCGCTGTCCTGGCGCCGCGAAGGCCAGGCCCTGCTCGCGTTCGCGCGGCGCCGCCCGGGCATCCTGCTGGGCGGCGGCGCGATGTCGGCCGGTTCGTACGGGATCGCGCTGTGGGCGATGACGACGGCGCCGGTGGCCCTGGTGGCGGCGCTGCGCGAGACCTCGATCCTGTTCGCCACCGCCATCGCGGCGCTGGTGCTGCGCGAGCGCCTCAGCCCGCTGCGCCTGCTGGCGGTCGGGCTGATTGCGGCCGGCGCGGCAGCGATGCGGCTGGCTTAA